One genomic segment of Erythrolamprus reginae isolate rEryReg1 chromosome 2, rEryReg1.hap1, whole genome shotgun sequence includes these proteins:
- the LOC139161644 gene encoding hepatic lectin-like, with amino-acid sequence MDEEKFADGFRTYTGGRTLIPRSFFPIYVLLGICYLLIFIGYAVTFSKVATVSSELNKIAVNLSTDPFGHDFHLFPCGADSRQWEYFGGKCYFFSLKSIPWHDAKTDCDRRKSQLVIINSLAKQNFIETRTRNERFWIGLHDQHTEGEWKWLDGSNYRTGFQNWKLGEPNTYQGREEDCGQVWVNGEWNDYICTSDSFYICEKPRPTPPKAASKKP; translated from the exons GAGGAAGAACTCTGATCCCAAGATCATTCTTTCCAATTTATGTGCTACTGGGTATCTGTTATTTGCTAATTTTCATTGGCTATGCAGTGACCTTCTCCAAAG TCGCAACAGTTTCATCCGAACTCAACAAGATAGCAGTCAATTTGTCAACGGATCCCTTTGGCCATGACTTTCACT TGTTTCCTTGTGGTGCTGACAGTAGACAATGGGAATATTTTGGTGGAAAGTGTTACTTCTTCTCCCTGAAGTCAATTCCCTGGCATGACGCAAAGACAGACTGTGATCGCAGAAAGTCACAGTTGGTCATTATCAATAGTCTTGCAAAACAG AATTTCATAGAGACTCGGACCAGAAATGAACGTTTTTGGATCGGTCTTCATGACCAACATACAGAAGGAGAATGGAAATGGTTGGATGGCAGTAATTATAGAACCGGCTTTCA GAATTGGAAGTTAGGTGAACCCAACACTTACCAGGGTCGTGAAGAGGACTGCGGCCAAGTTTGGGTTAATGGTGAATGGAATGATTACATCTGCACATCCGACAGCTTTTACATCTGTGAAAAGCCCAGACCGACCCCACCCAAAGCTGCCTCAAAGAAGCCCTGA